The nucleotide sequence GCTAATTTTACTAgaaaattactaattttaaagaaattaaaaaactacaattttttttctaaatgttaAAACGCTctactgtatatatatatactagcttttacccgcggcttcgcacgcgtaaactattcggtgtggtagctgcaattgaaattttcgggattttacaaaatttcccctgaaaatttccaatatttatatcgtggtcttcattgaggttgtgttgtgaataactgtacaaaattcaagactctaaacccagtgctgaagtttcaaaatttttccctatccaaattcaaatgcaaaattcaaattcaaatcatttattcagtaaaataggccgcaatgggcacttttacatctcatttttaaactaccagcgctttcggaaagaccatcattgccaagaagaatgcgccgcacgaaacttggcagtcatttttaaaaataaaataattacgaataaatacttaaaaagtacagtatacaattaaagaaaaaaatacaaaatataataataatatacggtatgtatggggtccttagttacaaaactatcccgtgggaatatcgggataaaagtagcgtacttatgtgttattccagacatacggctacctacatccaaatttcatgcctctaagcctagcggttgttatttcgacattttattcctaggtatcccgtggtaatatcgggtcaaaaagtcatctatgtgtttttctagacatccagcttcctacataccaaatttcatgactctaagctcagcggttaatatttcaagattttatccctatcccgatggaatatcggggtaaaaaatagattatgtgttattccagaggtccagctacctacataccaaaattcatggctctaaacccagtggttgttatttagagattttatccctaggtatcccgtgggaatatcgggataaaaagtagcctatgtgttattccagaggtccagctacctacatactaaatttcatggctctaagcctgCGGTttgtttttcaagattttatccctaggtatggTAGGTTGAGGGTTTTGTGTtaagaacatcatcatcatcatcatcccagcctatcctAGTTCTGCTgggcactgttgggcacaggcgtcctctcagaattagagggcttggaccgtagttcccacgcgggcccaatgcgggatgggaacttcacacataccattgaatacctttgcagggttgtgcaggtttcctcacgaacaactgtccaaaatttcaagactaaacccagcgtttgaaatttcaacattttatcccgtgggaatatcgggatagaaagtagactacttatgtgttattccagaagtcagctacctacttaccagatttcatgactataacccagcggttgttatttcgttgtttccagattttatccctatcccggggaatatcggaataaaaagaaggctatgttttattccataatttccagctatctacataccaaaattcagggctctaagcccagcggttattagttcaagattttatccctatcccgtggataaaaagtagcctatgtgttatttcaaacgtccagctacctacttatcaaatttcatgactctaagcccagcggttgatatttcgagattttatccctatcccgtgggaatatcgggataaagtagcctatgttttatttcagatgttcagctatctacataccaaatttcagggctctaagctcagcggttaatatttcaagattttatccctatcccgtgggataaaaagtagcctatgtgttatttcaaacgtccagctacctacttatcaaatttcatgactctaagcccagcggttgatatttcgagattttatccctatcccgtgggaatatcgggataaaaagtagcctatgttttatttcagatgttcagctatctacataccaaatttcagggctctaagcccagcggttattagttcaagattttatccctatcccgtgggataaaaagtagcctatgtgttatttcaaacgtccagctacctacttatcaaatttcatgactctaagcccagcggttgatatttcaagattttatccctatcccgtgggaatatcgggataaaaagtagcctatgttttattccagatgttcagctatctacataccaaatttcatccaaatccgtccagccgtttcagcgtgaaagagtaacaaacatactcactcactcactcactcacataatTTCagcattttaatattagttatCAAGATAATCTATCTAcatatccaaatttcatgactctaagcccagcggttattagttcaagattttatccctatcccgtgggataaaagtagcctatgtgttatttcaaaggtccagctacctacttatcaaatttcatgactctaagcccagcggttgatatttcgagattttatccctatcccgtgggaatatcgggataaaaagtagcctatgttttatttcagatgttcagctatctacataccaaatttcagggccctaagcccagcggttattagttcaagattttatccctatcccgtgggataaaaagtagcctatgtgttatttcaaacgtccagctacctacttatcaaatttcatgactctaagcccagcggttgatatgatattatcccgtgggaatatcgatttatgttttattcccagctatctacataaaattccagccgtttcagcgtgaaagaaagcatactcactcactcacttttcGCATGTAGGATGTAGCTATCTACATAATGTTAAGCCTATttcataaaaagtagcctatgtgttatttcaacgtccagctacctacttatcaaatttcatgactctaagcccagcaatttttatcccgtgggaatatcgggataaaagtagcctatgttattcctgttcagctatctacataccaaatttccaaatccgtccagccgtgaAAACAAATCTcactcatatatatatatatatatatatatatataggtggCGCGGCGTCACATATTGTGTAAGTTTCGTTCTCGTGCAACTGGACTAGTGTAGTATATAATAGTGGTATAGTAAACAAACGACGgtgtacatataaaaatattttattaaaaacattttggTAACATTTAATAAGAACActtaggtaaaaataaatcgaCTTCAAAATCATTTCAAAAGAACAGCCTGGACTGGAAGTTCACGGGGGAAGCCGGAAcagcaaaaaaactaaaataaataaaaacaatgataACACTCTAGGCAGAGACATGTCTAATTGACAACCAGAATTAAGGCATCGCAagaataattattaagtacgataaaatacctacggctattattataattacaacaAATAAACGCCTGGTGTCTAGTTCAGTTGCGAGCGCTGTGGCGCCCACAGCTGGGCGCGGGCTACCGGCGCAAGCGCTGACACGGCGCGGCAGGGAACTTACAAAGAGTATTATTGCCACTAACTTTACTCACCTCACGCACGAGACAAATTGCTTGCCACTACGTTGTAATTACATCACTAAATGCTAAAACATCCCAGTTATAAGAAGCTATGTTAAAATTTTacctaactaataataatattaacatcTTCGGCTAATTTTGATACTAGAATGATATAACATCATCTCATATTGTACTCTTAAAATTACGCTGGATTAAATTATAAGTGaggaattaaatattttatggatAATATTGCAAGCATTACTGAGATTGTGCACGTTACGTGATTTGACAAACAGTAATAAATGTTAAACTTATGCGATACGGAGGAAGATCCTTACATACTGAAGTTGAGAGGGCCGCGCCCGCGGCCGGCCTCCGCCCTGACCGCCGGCCGCGAACGGGCTACAGTCTACATTAAATTACGAGCATTGGCACTTttcaatattacttaattacacTCTCGAAATAGCACTGCGTATCAATAATTCAATAAccaacttaaaaactaaattcagATCAGTCATTTATGATATCACATCAAAATAAACAGGGAAATACATATGTGATTATCGATTGGATatactataataaatattatattctttTCAAAAGAGGTATTAATTTTCTTTAGGGTTACTAAAAATATTGAGCTCTGCGCCGCGCACGACGCACTATATCACCACAATACGAGAACAACATTGAACCAATAAGATTTGGTACTTGGGAGTTTGCCTCCGAGTTAATCTATTTTGCTAAACCTACATAATGCTTATCAGATATACGTAATACACACTGACGCggcctgcgccggcgccgcctcGCCTCGGCCTAGGCAAAAAACCCTTTCATCATTATAcaattttcaatacaaaaatactgtCATTTGACTACAGttcaatgagaaaaaaatatttgtcataatattaATGAACAATAGATAGAATACAACTCAATAATATCAAGTATAATAGCATGTATATGATTtcactaaacaaaataaaatgcataCAATTGAAATGATTACAACGTTGTAAAATCACTTTAAAGACACACAGCAATGGAAGGTTGGATTGATTTAGATCATTTTCAATAAATAGCACAACAACCAAACTATTTGGTAATGTGGATAAACAAACATTAACAACTACTCCCCTCGCGgttcacttataaaaaaaattggaatgcaAATATTGCATCGCCGTCGGCCCCGCGACTCGCgacgcggcgcgggcgcggccgaGGGAGCGAACTTGGTCGCGTTCACAACAAGAGCTTCGAAGTCTTACAACTGTGCGTTTCGCTCCAATACTTTCCTTTGAACTACATTCGATTACAGCTTtgtcaattaactaaaactaaaaatatgaaTGCAAcatttgattttaaataataatttgataacaACCATTTTGTGAGTATATGTGACTGTACATAGCACGCTAGGCGCTGCGAGACCGCCCGAGCGGGCTCGGGGCCTCGCCACTGGCATACAAGTATATCACTCTTAGCTGCATTCTGAGATCCATGCCATATGGTTGGTCAGTCATGACTCACTGAATcatataaatacaaattttgTACAACTTTTACCTACTCCATTACGGTATATGTGTTCATAGCCcaggaaacctaataataacaaaacaaaaaacagacTTGTGGTGATGACTCAAGTAAATAAAGCAGTTGATAAAAATGCAATGATATCATTGCGATAAGGACGCCGATTTGGGAGTTAAATTTGGCTACTGTAAAgcaataacaattaaataaatattatatggaTGTTGGTCCCTTCCAAAATACTTGCCAAACCCATCAAGCGATTGCcatagaaatataaattaaatttcgaaTACTAATAATGTATTGTCTcatatcaacatttttttataaaaataactttgtggGAAATATGTCAACATTATTGTGTACAAATACTCCAGTTCCAATTTAAAGCTGATCACAACATAGCAGAACTAAAGTTGCACAAAAGGACAGTATTAATCGTTATTCATTATAGTTAGTATTTTTTACTTACATGTAATTGAAGAGACTCGCACTATTAAATATCTTGACTAAATAAGAGACCACGAATATTACATTTATATATGCACATACATAGAGATATTGCCAGTCTGTCAACGACACTTACTATAGTTTCACTAGAGGCCCAGCATCTGGGCATATCAATGACTCAAACGTTTTAAAACGATCTGTAACAACTACTAATACCTTACAATATCTAATCACTGCATTAATTTGTGATGATATGCACTGATAACCCACTTTGACTATGTTCCGCAGGGCGTTAGTTATATGAAATGAGTTGTTCGAGCTCTCTATTCTCGTCCAGTAGCTAGTTCGTTCATCAATATTAGGGCACGTGTCAAGATATCTTTAAGATTATATGTCATCACTATTATTATGTAATGCTCGGACGGTACATCCAACAATCATCATAATTACACCTTAAAATTAACCTACAGCTTGGCTTTTAAATTCGTGCCTATCTTGTCAAAATCGTTACTTTTAATAACATCCGAGAAGCAGCCTTTTGGTTAGAAATGAAGACCCTATTCAAAAATGACTGTGGAATATATCTAAATCATTATGCTTAGactaaaaattattataaaacaatatttaaacaataactaTTACATGTAATGGTGGGAAGTAGTAACtcaatgataatttaaatattgcTTCAAGAGTAAGTTATTAGTCAAAAAACCCAAAGGCCGGCTGCATCCACCCATCTACCCCTCGGGTCCCATACTTACCAAAATAAATTGCATAACcaacaatttatatttaatattatatgttCATTAAACAAATAGATTCTTTGGATAACATATTATTAACATTTCTAAGAGGAACTAAGTGTagcataatatattattttgaatCTTTAACAGTCTTTAAAGTTATTGTTAAGTTGATGcaatttttactttcaatactTCTTTTAATCAATTGATATTTTTCTATAATTAGTGGGATCTAGAAATGCTATTTTGGAACAAGAGTGCAAAATCTTATGGCATTGCAAGTTCATAGTATTAATTATTAACCTTATCTTTAAATGTATCACACAAAtaagttaaaacaaaaacaaagttgtGCATCGTCGCGCTTAACATTCAGAGAATTCGTCAAAATTTgtctttgtttaaattaaagatCACAGTATTAAGTCACAATTAAAATGTAACTAGGAATGCGCGGGACGATACTCACATATTCCACAGTCATCCGTAGGACCGGGCCACATAGGATGCTTCACTGCCCAATACATAGGAAGGTGTCACAGAGCCTCGACTTCAGTTCACATCAAGAAAtatcataacaaatttcattaaGTAATCACAATTTAGTAtcaataacaaaatataaataaaataaaccatgTCATAAGGTATGCAATTTCCCACTCCATTCTTCAAAGGAAGATCgtcttagaaaaaatataaaatatttaaactggAGTCATAAGCTCATTGGTAGTAATGACAAGCACCACTAAGTGACAGTTGAAGTAAGAGAAGTTGATATGCACCCTAATGTGTCCCAGTCGTACCCACTCCTCGTTTGTTTCGTTTACGCCGCGCCGAGGCGTCAATCTGTGGCAGCAACTACCCAAGTGAAGCCGCAGACAGGGCAAGTTTCGGTTACATACTGTGTGCGGGTTCCATGTGGTCCCAGGCGGTGGTACTGAGAGCGGTTGGCGAAGAACAGTGCAGGGTTATTGGGCGGCAGAAGAGTAGCACGGTAGTTCCACCGGGGGTCTGTCAGATTAGGCATCAAGTTGAGGATGTCTCGACCCCCATAGATGATCTTGACTTCTTCTTCTTTTGGTCGAGGCTGAGGCTGAGCGAAAGGCTCAAAAatcttctgaaaaaaaaattaattcatGACTACCCTCATATCTCAAGATACCTACTATAGAACTAGGCGTTATGATACCTTTTCCTGATTAACCATGTTTGTTTTCCGTAAATTACGGGCCGTCTTTTAAATGGCGTTACGCTTCGGCGGACGTCGACATAGTGCACTGTATAGGTACCCGTTATATCATTCTTATACATTTTGAAGATAATTATAATGCaattaaaacacaaatattCTTTGACATTCTTAATCATGCGTCAATAATgttcataataattatagcGTAATGTAGACATTCGCCATTACGGAATATTATGAAAATAGAGAGGTCAAGGCCAGGGCGAATGCAAACAAATATTGCAAATTTTCACGATTCACTCACCTTCTCAGTGGTCTGAGGACTTGAGGGCAGGGAGTCGTTGTTCACCGACTCAGACTTGAGTGAGCCCAGCGACCCGATGCCGCTGGATTCGCTGGAGACTGACGGGCTAGGGCTCGTTTGTGATTTGGCCAAGCCCGCTATGTCGATTATGTGCCCGAATGAGCTGAATGAGTAAAAGTTTTCCGCCTCCAATCCAGCTAGGGGTAATGCCACGCTCAAAGCCATGTCTGTAATCTGAAAATCAAGAAAGTATTGTAATTACACGTGCCTATGATGCGTTCGAACTCTTATTAGCTATGTTGACTGACAGAATACAACGCGCCAAACCGATGGCAGATAATCAGAACACATTGCTTCCCGTTAATCACTCACCTCAAAATATTATAGCAAACAAATACATCAACATCTCACGGTATATAgagaataaaacaataattaccGAATAGTGAATTCCCGAATATGCACAATGCCTCGACGTAGTTGAAGAAATCGAACATCTACGAAGTGAAGTTAGTCGCTTTACCTGAGTTTGCGTTGCGTGCTCCGCCGAGCGCCAACCGGAAATTGCTCGGTCGGTAAAGAAGGCGATACTACGCAGTAAACAAAGAGAGTTTAAAAGCTTGTGATTTTTATTTCGTGAGAGTAAGTgttgcaaaattattttctgattttattttaatattcgtAATTTTTGACGCTTTATTTTTGCAGTTTGAAAATAAGAGGTCAATATGAATGGCTttgacagcgccatctatacaCGTTTACGAAAACTTCCACAAACTGGTGGTAAACGTGCTCGAAACTCGGGAAGTATAAATAGTACACGTACAACGCGGTAGGTGGCGCTGTTGTTCGGAAGTTACGCTACCAAGGCTACGAACCCTTCGTTTTAGTTATATAAATGTGTGTCAGATGGCGCTGATTCAGTTATCAGTACGTTTTGGCGGAAGAACAAAACTTCCTTGATGTTATTtggtttctaaaaaaataagtttttgaatacctaattatttttaataccgtaataacaaaattagTCTCCTCTCAAAAATGACACTATAAGATTTTAACACATAGTTTAATTTTGCGAGCTGacattatattttgtttagtgACGGTTTGATTCTCAAGGTGTGTTATGTTCGAACCCGATTTGGACCCACGCTTCCAATAAGAACctagataaaatattgaattcaaacttacaacttatattatttataacgttttaaactttcgtgattctcactcatatattatattatttatttataaatataatttaatttaagtacgaGCACcgaatagataatagtaggtacaagtcTGGCGGATATTTTCTCGCGTAGGTATAGCTGCCGTTGGACTCCAAAACCACCTACGCTAAGCTTGCGTCTCCAAGTTTGTAAGTTTCTAGTATTTTGTAAACCGGCCAAATGTGAGCCacactcgcgcaccgagggcttCCTCTGATATCTAAATAATAAGCCGTCCGAATGGCAGTTCTGTGCAACGAATTTTGACCGCAAAATTAAGTTGGTTGTATAGTATGCAAAGTACCTATGTCATTTGAAAAAATGTGGGATTTTTTGCAGGTaggttgtgcaaggtccgcccggattgctaccaccatcatgctcgctgatcctgccgtgaagcagcagtgctcgcactgttgtgtttcggcgtggagagtaagacaaccggtgaaattacaggcacttgaggtatcccatctttggtttctaggttggcaacgcatctgcaatacccctggtgttgcaggtgtttatgggcggtggtgatctcttaccaggagacccacgtactcgtttgccatccagtcgaataaaaaaaaattacaaagaaaaatgtaatttatCAATATATTTGATATTGGTAGTAATAGTTATAGGCATACCTAGGTACATTTTTATCCAATTTCAAGTTCATAGTcaatgaaaagttaaaaaattgtttaacaTAATTTCGTAAAAAAAGCTTATTTTGGTGGCTGCTCAGTAGGCATCTTGGTACCTACTTTGTTTTtcaatacctattataaaaaaatacagtgataaTAGTACAGTTGATAATCTCAACGAACTCGAAACCATGATTCCAGCCCTGTCCCAGCCATACaagtggtcaaaaatatttttaaatgatacaGCTAAATGTGTGAAAACAAATTTCGACCTACCCGGTTGAGTACCATTGCTTCGAGCTCATTAGTACCTAGAGATATCTACTGGGCTCTctctctgccttttcccaactcacgattttcaatgaaaccatgtttttttcggaactttcataagacAAACCTAACCGtaactgtgttctataaaagtaTAAGAATATACTTACCTCTAcactgcgaaaaaaaaaatggtttcggAGAGAAtagagttggcaaatgaaacatttggcaaacattAATTCTGCGGAAAGGCAGAACCCGGTACTATGGCTTTGGGTCAACAAGATGCTTATACCTAGGTACTGTGAAGCGTGACCCGCGTGACGGacgatagacagacagacagacgcttgagagacagacggacgacagacagacagacggacgctTGAGTGAGAGCAACAGGGCTCCATTTCGGATCCTTCGGGTACggaatccaaaaaaaaacaaaatgtaaccATGAACGAAATATTAGGCGTCGTGTGTAGTGTCAAAACATCAAAGTATAGGTTATTGAAAATACCTAGGTATTTATGTGATACGATCTGCCAAATAAagtgttgttgtttctttaaaaaaatatggctctgtccatcggaggacaattttgccagtatctagtagtttttgccgttgtacggtaaaaaaattctagaaaacgaaatatgagaggtacttaatggtggatgaacgatgacccaAATAAAGtggtctattaatttttaaacaagttcctatcaaatgaatactcgtatgtcgctaaagtcgaactttcaagttgacagacacgtctattgccattattgttttatgacatgcaaacgatcatcaaccttagggtggtacgaataggtagaccacatatttggctgatggatGGTACCTTCTATCAAGGTCGTGAAAATGTTAATTAGAAAACACTTGTTTGGTAAAGTTTACAATGGTTAAGAAATTCATTTTTAAGGTATAGCACATTATAAGTAGAGAATTAGAATTTGAATAAGATTTAAGCTAGAGATGATTTTTTGAGGGATCGACTACGTACAGTCAGTGCCCTAACTTATAGTATAGCCATTTTTCTATAGGTTACTAGTTTCATAGGAAAGTTGATAATCATGTTAGGTTATCATCGACTGTATCTACCTACGTAAACTTAGGTACCAACTGGGGTTTCAACTGGGGATGCTGTTACTAACCTTTGCTCTCTGATAGTAGAACAACTTGACAAACGTGAGAAGTGTATGACTGTCTTCTTAGACTTGAAGAAAGCATTCGACACGGTCTCTCTTCCCATCCTTGTACATAAATTGGAAAAAGTCGGCATAAGAGGAACTCCACTGAAACTATTCAAAGATTACCTTAAAAATAGGattcaa is from Choristoneura fumiferana chromosome 3, NRCan_CFum_1, whole genome shotgun sequence and encodes:
- the LOC141426442 gene encoding uncharacterized protein isoform X2, which codes for MALSVALPLAGLEAENFYSFSSFGHIIDIAGLAKSQTSPSPSVSSESSGIGSLGSLKSESVNNDSLPSSPQTTEKIFEPFAQPQPRPKEEEVKIIYGGRDILNLMPNLTDPRWNYRATLLPPNNPALFFANRSQYHRLGPHGTRTQYVTETCPVCGFTWVVAATD
- the LOC141426442 gene encoding uncharacterized protein isoform X1, whose product is MALSVALPLAGLEAENFYSFSSFGHIIDIAGLAKSQTSPSPSVSSESSGIGSLGSLKSESVNNDSLPSSPQTTEKKIFEPFAQPQPRPKEEEVKIIYGGRDILNLMPNLTDPRWNYRATLLPPNNPALFFANRSQYHRLGPHGTRTQYVTETCPVCGFTWVVAATD